Proteins from a genomic interval of Helicobacter pylori Shi112:
- a CDS encoding peptidylprolyl isomerase — MIEWMQNHRKYLVVTIWISTIAFIAAGMIGWGQYSFSLDSDSAAKVGQIKISQEELAQEYRRLKDAYAESIPNFKELTEDQIKAMHLEKSALDSLINQALLRNLALDLGLGATKQEVAKEIRKTSVFQKDGVFDEELYKNILKQSHYRPKHFEESVERLLILQKISALFPKTTTPLEQSSLSLWAKLQDKLDILILNPNDVKISLNEEEMKKYYESHKKDFKKPTSFKTRSLYFDASLEKPNLKELEEYYHKNKVSYLDKEGKLQDFKSVQEQVKHDLSMQKANEKALRSYIALKKANAQNYTTQDFEENNSPYTAEITQKLAALKPLEILKPEPFKDGFIVVQLISQAKDELQNFNEAKSALKTRLTQEKTLTALQTLAKEKLKDFKGKSVGYVSPNFGGTINELSQEESAKFINALFNRQEKKGFIAINNKMVLYQITEQNFNHSFSAEESQYMQRLVNNTKTDFFDKALIEELKKRYKIVKYIQ, encoded by the coding sequence ATGATTGAATGGATGCAAAATCATAGAAAGTATTTAGTGGTTACAATATGGATAAGCACGATCGCTTTTATTGCCGCTGGGATGATAGGCTGGGGGCAATACAGCTTTTCTTTAGATAGCGATAGCGCTGCCAAAGTGGGACAGATTAAGATTTCTCAAGAAGAATTAGCCCAAGAATACCGCCGCCTTAAAGATGCATACGCTGAGTCTATCCCCAATTTTAAAGAACTCACTGAAGATCAAATCAAGGCCATGCATTTAGAAAAAAGCGCTTTAGATTCGCTCATCAATCAAGCCCTATTGAGAAATCTCGCTTTAGATTTAGGGCTTGGCGCTACAAAGCAAGAAGTGGCGAAAGAGATCCGAAAAACGAGCGTTTTTCAAAAAGATGGCGTTTTTGATGAAGAATTGTATAAAAATATCTTGAAGCAAAGCCATTACCGCCCCAAGCATTTTGAAGAAAGCGTTGAAAGGCTTTTAATCCTTCAAAAAATCAGCGCTCTATTCCCCAAAACCACTACTCCTTTGGAGCAATCCAGTTTATCGCTTTGGGCAAAATTGCAAGACAAATTAGACATTCTTATCCTAAACCCCAATGATGTTAAGATTTCTCTTAATGAAGAAGAGATGAAAAAATATTACGAGTCCCATAAAAAGGATTTCAAAAAGCCCACAAGCTTTAAAACACGCTCTTTATATTTTGACGCTAGTTTGGAAAAACCTAACTTGAAAGAGTTGGAGGAATACTACCATAAAAACAAGGTGTCCTATTTGGATAAAGAGGGGAAATTACAAGATTTTAAAAGCGTTCAAGAGCAAGTCAAGCATGATTTAAGCATGCAAAAAGCGAATGAAAAAGCTTTAAGGAGTTATATCGCTTTAAAAAAAGCGAACGCGCAAAACTACACCACGCAAGATTTTGAAGAAAACAACTCCCCCTATACTGCTGAAATCACGCAAAAACTCGCCGCTCTCAAGCCCCTTGAAATCCTAAAACCAGAGCCTTTTAAAGATGGTTTTATTGTGGTGCAGCTCATCTCTCAAGCCAAAGACGAATTGCAGAATTTTAATGAAGCTAAAAGCGCTCTTAAAACCCGCTTGACTCAAGAAAAAACCCTTACGGCGTTACAAACCTTAGCTAAAGAAAAGCTTAAGGATTTTAAAGGCAAAAGCGTGGGCTATGTGAGCCCTAATTTTGGAGGCACTATTAATGAGCTTAGCCAAGAAGAAAGCGCTAAGTTTATCAACGCCCTTTTTAACCGCCAGGAAAAAAAGGGGTTTATCGCTATTAATAATAAAATGGTGCTCTATCAAATCACAGAGCAAAATTTCAACCACTCATTTAGCGCAGAAGAAAGCCAGTATATGCAGCGTTTAGTCAATAACACTAAAACGGATTTTTTTGATAAAGCGTTGATAGAAGAATTGAAAAAACGCTATAAGATAGTCAAATACATTCAATAA
- the ftsA gene encoding cell division protein FtsA, producing MQGEIMEHKEIVIGVDIGSRKICAIVAEFKEGILRIIGTAHQDSKEINSKAIKRGRINSLAHASNAIKEVINSAKKMAGLNADEDRNNPISSFRESYYPKTKAIVSFSGAYTESIRDVTGVASTKDNVVTIDEINRAINNACAKAGLDNDKHILHALPYRFTLDKQEVNDPLGMSGTRLEVFIHIVYTEKNNIENLEKIMIQSGVEIENIVINSYAASIATLSNDERELGVACVDIGGETCNLTIYSGNSIRYNKYLPIGSHHLSTDLSSMLNTPFPYAEEVKIKYGDLSFESGEETPSQSVQIPTTGSDGNESHVVPLSKIQNIMRDRALETFQIIHRSIQDSGLEEHLGGGVVLTGGMALMKGIKELAKAHFTNYPVRLAAPMEKYNIMGMFEDLKDPRFSVVVGLILYKAGGHTNYERDSKGIIRYHEIDDYTRTAHQSSPTPHIHSSPTERNLSDLKAPSAPSNTAKNDDFLPVKPTEQKGFFKSFLDKISKIF from the coding sequence ATGCAAGGGGAAATCATGGAACATAAAGAAATCGTTATAGGGGTTGATATAGGCTCTAGAAAGATTTGCGCGATAGTGGCTGAATTTAAAGAAGGGATTTTGCGCATCATTGGCACAGCCCATCAAGACTCCAAAGAAATCAATTCAAAAGCCATTAAAAGAGGGCGTATCAATAGCCTTGCTCACGCTTCTAACGCCATTAAAGAAGTGATTAATAGCGCTAAAAAAATGGCGGGTTTGAACGCTGATGAAGACAGGAATAACCCCATTTCCTCCTTTAGGGAATCGTATTACCCTAAAACTAAAGCGATTGTTTCTTTTTCGGGGGCTTATACTGAAAGCATTAGAGATGTTACCGGTGTAGCGAGCACCAAAGATAATGTGGTAACCATTGATGAAATCAATCGCGCTATCAATAACGCATGCGCTAAAGCAGGCTTGGATAACGACAAGCATATTTTGCATGCCCTCCCCTATCGCTTCACTTTAGACAAACAAGAAGTGAATGACCCTTTAGGGATGAGCGGGACTCGCTTGGAAGTCTTTATCCACATTGTCTATACAGAAAAAAACAACATTGAAAATTTAGAAAAAATCATGATCCAATCTGGGGTGGAGATTGAAAACATCGTGATCAATTCTTATGCCGCCTCCATTGCTACCTTGTCTAATGATGAAAGGGAATTGGGCGTGGCTTGCGTGGATATAGGCGGAGAGACATGCAACCTTACGATTTATAGCGGCAATTCCATACGCTATAACAAATACTTACCCATAGGCTCTCACCATTTAAGCACGGATTTGTCGTCCATGCTCAACACCCCATTCCCTTACGCTGAAGAAGTTAAGATCAAATATGGGGATCTTTCTTTTGAAAGCGGCGAAGAAACGCCCTCTCAAAGTGTCCAAATCCCTACCACCGGATCGGATGGCAATGAAAGCCATGTAGTGCCTCTTAGCAAAATCCAAAATATCATGAGAGACAGGGCTTTGGAAACTTTTCAAATCATCCACAGGAGCATTCAAGATAGCGGTTTAGAAGAGCATTTGGGTGGGGGCGTTGTTTTAACCGGCGGGATGGCTTTAATGAAAGGGATTAAAGAGCTGGCTAAAGCCCATTTCACTAATTACCCCGTGCGTTTGGCCGCCCCTATGGAAAAATACAATATCATGGGCATGTTTGAAGACTTGAAAGACCCTCGCTTTTCAGTCGTGGTCGGCTTGATTTTATACAAAGCAGGGGGGCATACCAACTATGAAAGAGACTCTAAAGGGATTATCCGCTACCATGAAATTGATGATTACACAAGAACAGCCCACCAATCAAGCCCTACCCCCCATATCCATTCATCGCCTACAGAAAGGAATTTGAGCGATTTAAAAGCCCCTAGCGCTCCTTCAAACACCGCTAAAAACGATGATTTTTTACCCGTAAAACCCACCGAGCAAAAAGGTTTTTTTAAAAGTTTTCTTGATAAGATTTCTAAAATCTTTTAA
- the ftsZ gene encoding cell division protein FtsZ: MVHQSEQSEMENYNIGQASIEEVSDPAYKGAKIVVIGVGGGGSNMIKHLVEYGVHQDVTPIAVNTDGQHLKNNPAPVKILLGKESTGGLGAGGIPDIGRKAAEESANEVREAIKDAKLVIISTGLGGGTGTGATPTIVKIAKEVGALTIAVVTKPFKYEGNQKRKRAEEGLKELEQSSDSILVIPNDKILLTMKKNASITECYREVDDVLVRAVSGISTIITKPGNINVDFADLKSALGFKGFALMGIGEATGEDSAKAAVENAIQSPLLDDASIEGAKSIIVFFEHHPDYPMMAYSNACDFIQDQAHQDVDVKFGQHTSENIPIDHVRVTIIATGAERNSVGASLESIATPSQPVMKQTRKVGNGEIPTEEELSIPTTMRIQQD, translated from the coding sequence ATGGTTCATCAATCAGAGCAATCAGAGATGGAAAATTATAATATTGGTCAAGCAAGCATTGAAGAAGTAAGCGATCCAGCTTATAAAGGGGCTAAGATTGTCGTCATCGGTGTTGGAGGTGGGGGGTCTAACATGATTAAACACCTGGTTGAATACGGCGTGCATCAAGATGTTACCCCCATTGCTGTTAATACTGATGGCCAACACCTCAAAAACAATCCTGCTCCGGTTAAAATCCTTTTAGGCAAAGAATCTACTGGAGGTTTAGGCGCTGGGGGGATTCCTGATATTGGTAGAAAAGCCGCTGAAGAAAGCGCTAATGAAGTGAGAGAAGCGATTAAAGACGCTAAATTAGTCATTATCTCTACAGGACTTGGAGGAGGGACTGGGACTGGAGCCACCCCTACTATCGTTAAAATCGCAAAAGAAGTGGGAGCGCTCACGATTGCTGTCGTTACCAAGCCTTTCAAATACGAAGGGAATCAAAAAAGAAAGAGGGCTGAAGAGGGATTGAAAGAATTGGAGCAATCCAGCGATTCTATTTTGGTTATCCCTAATGACAAAATCCTTCTCACCATGAAGAAAAACGCTAGCATCACGGAATGTTATAGGGAAGTTGATGATGTTTTGGTTAGGGCTGTGAGCGGTATTTCTACCATCATCACTAAACCCGGTAATATCAATGTTGATTTTGCCGATTTAAAGAGCGCTCTTGGTTTTAAAGGCTTTGCGTTAATGGGTATTGGTGAAGCCACTGGCGAAGATTCTGCTAAAGCAGCGGTGGAAAATGCAATCCAATCGCCTCTTCTTGATGACGCTTCTATTGAAGGGGCTAAGAGCATTATTGTCTTTTTTGAGCACCACCCTGATTATCCTATGATGGCTTATTCCAACGCATGCGATTTTATTCAAGATCAAGCCCATCAAGATGTTGATGTTAAGTTTGGCCAACACACGAGCGAGAATATCCCCATTGATCATGTGCGCGTTACTATCATTGCAACCGGTGCTGAAAGAAACAGCGTTGGAGCGAGTTTGGAATCGATCGCCACGCCCTCTCAGCCTGTGATGAAACAAACAAGAAAAGTGGGTAATGGTGAGATCCCTACTGAAGAAGAGCTATCCATACCCACAACCATGAGAATCCAGCAAGATTAA